The following coding sequences are from one Streptomyces venezuelae window:
- a CDS encoding 6-pyruvoyl trahydropterin synthase family protein: MDFSAVLLPSGDFTIGKTFTFEAGHRIPGLPDEHKCSRQHGHSYEVEVVLTTASLEEPGFVTDFGALAPFKEFLNNELDHHNLHEILPFEPTSERLAQFLAGWFVQNLQPAIPGRLVSVLVRETRASWARFTVEGQ, from the coding sequence ATGGATTTCAGCGCTGTCCTACTGCCGTCCGGCGACTTCACCATCGGAAAGACGTTCACTTTCGAAGCGGGACACCGGATCCCTGGGCTGCCGGACGAGCACAAATGCTCCCGCCAGCACGGACACAGTTACGAGGTCGAGGTCGTACTCACCACTGCCTCTCTGGAGGAGCCCGGCTTCGTCACGGACTTCGGGGCGCTCGCTCCGTTCAAGGAGTTCCTGAACAACGAACTCGACCACCACAACCTGCACGAGATCCTCCCCTTCGAGCCGACCTCGGAGCGCCTGGCCCAATTCCTGGCCGGCTGGTTCGTCCAGAACCTCCAGCCCGCCATCCCCGGCCGTCTGGTTTCCGTCTTGGTCCGCGAGACCCGCGCAAGCTGGGCCCGCTTTACCGTGGAGGGCCAGTGA
- a CDS encoding 7-carboxy-7-deazaguanine synthase QueE gives MTTPQPISLGPQAGEADFGLIVAECFGVEVPTFQGEGPSCGHPAIFIRLSRCNLTCTKCDTKYTWDWSQFDPRKESTKRTVEDLLAYAALSPVELVVITGGEPLIQQARLVPLVRGLISAGKRVEVETNGSIAPLHELVIDGVRFNVSPKLASFGIKESKSIVPAALEAFVASRRAGFKFVASTLADLDRIAELADTYRLAPVWVMPEGTTPEAITATTRVLADAVAARHWHFTTRLHVLAFADARGR, from the coding sequence GTGACCACACCCCAGCCGATCAGCCTCGGGCCCCAGGCTGGAGAAGCCGATTTTGGGCTGATCGTCGCAGAGTGTTTCGGTGTCGAAGTCCCGACGTTCCAGGGTGAGGGGCCGAGCTGCGGACACCCAGCCATTTTCATCCGCCTGTCCCGGTGCAACTTGACCTGCACGAAATGCGACACGAAGTACACGTGGGACTGGTCCCAGTTCGATCCGCGCAAGGAATCGACGAAACGGACCGTGGAGGACCTGCTGGCCTATGCGGCGTTGTCGCCGGTCGAGTTGGTCGTCATCACCGGCGGTGAGCCGTTGATCCAGCAGGCTCGGCTGGTGCCGCTCGTCCGGGGCCTGATATCAGCCGGCAAGCGGGTCGAGGTCGAGACGAACGGCTCCATCGCCCCTCTTCATGAGCTGGTGATCGACGGGGTCCGGTTCAACGTCTCGCCCAAACTCGCCAGCTTCGGGATCAAGGAGAGCAAGAGCATCGTCCCCGCCGCACTGGAGGCATTTGTCGCTTCCAGGCGTGCAGGTTTCAAGTTCGTCGCGTCCACGCTGGCCGATCTGGACCGGATCGCCGAGCTGGCGGACACCTACCGGCTCGCGCCGGTGTGGGTGATGCCGGAAGGGACTACCCCCGAAGCGATCACCGCAACCACCCGAGTCCTGGCCGACGCGGTCGCCGCTCGGCACTGGCACTTCACCACCCGGCTTCACGTATTGGCCTTCGCGGACGCCCGAGGCCGGTAA
- the folE gene encoding GTP cyclohydrolase I has translation MTISTASPEAAPPATSPGPAAIIDMGRVANLVHQLLVELGENPAREGLADTPDRVAEWWNTFLSPHGAATTTCFTESQLGGQLVIVGGMSVWSLCEHHLLPMNLQVTAGYVPHGEVVGLSKFGRVAHHFAGRLQVQERFTHQVTDYLKHVIGHENVAVAVRGVHLCMSMRGVRMEEARTTTMLAGGRFETDPVLSQQFLTLTTGLWRAS, from the coding sequence ATGACGATCTCCACCGCCAGCCCGGAAGCGGCACCGCCCGCCACCAGCCCCGGGCCCGCCGCGATCATCGACATGGGCCGGGTCGCCAACCTGGTCCATCAACTCCTGGTCGAGTTGGGCGAAAACCCCGCCCGCGAGGGGCTGGCCGACACACCGGACCGTGTTGCGGAGTGGTGGAACACCTTCCTGTCCCCACACGGCGCCGCGACGACCACCTGCTTCACCGAGTCCCAACTGGGTGGCCAGCTGGTCATCGTGGGCGGCATGAGCGTGTGGTCGCTCTGCGAGCACCACTTGCTGCCAATGAACCTTCAGGTCACAGCCGGATACGTGCCGCACGGCGAGGTGGTGGGCCTGTCGAAGTTCGGGCGGGTCGCCCATCACTTCGCCGGCCGACTGCAGGTCCAGGAACGCTTCACCCATCAGGTCACTGACTACCTCAAACACGTGATCGGACACGAGAACGTCGCCGTCGCCGTGCGCGGCGTTCACCTGTGCATGAGCATGCGGGGCGTACGCATGGAGGAAGCCCGCACCACCACGATGCTCGCGGGAGGCCGATTCGAGACCGACCCGGTTCTCTCCCAGCAGTTCCTCACGCTCACCACCGGCCTGTGGAGGGCGTCGTGA
- a CDS encoding dTMP kinase yields MTANAPTTTAAGKLITFVGGDGAGKSTLAARLHQALNDAGHAALLIGKHNTDVPQDPDLSAYLDHLNELVYRRDARVAQACGDHYWLLALASWYTLQDRLVIRPALAAGTHVVLDNGHHKILARYAVNPAVPSGLCEQVFAHLTPPDLVFFLNIGAREALVRKGSFTSLEAGHAGGSDEDFIRYQDAVLRQMREQADAGGWARLDVAQSGRGQVFKAASAALADRLRLTV; encoded by the coding sequence ATGACGGCGAACGCGCCGACCACCACCGCAGCCGGGAAGCTGATCACCTTCGTCGGCGGTGACGGGGCCGGCAAGTCGACCCTCGCTGCCCGCCTGCACCAGGCCCTCAACGACGCCGGCCACGCGGCGCTCCTCATCGGCAAGCACAACACCGACGTCCCCCAGGACCCGGACCTGTCCGCCTACCTCGACCACCTCAACGAGCTGGTCTATCGGCGTGACGCCCGTGTCGCCCAGGCGTGCGGAGATCACTACTGGCTGCTCGCCCTGGCTTCCTGGTACACCCTGCAGGACCGGCTCGTCATCCGCCCGGCCCTCGCCGCAGGCACCCATGTGGTCCTCGACAACGGGCACCACAAGATCCTCGCCCGGTATGCGGTCAACCCTGCCGTGCCCTCCGGTCTGTGCGAGCAGGTCTTCGCGCATCTAACACCGCCGGACCTGGTGTTTTTCCTGAATATCGGCGCTCGCGAGGCTCTCGTGCGCAAGGGCTCGTTCACTTCCCTGGAGGCCGGCCACGCCGGCGGCAGTGACGAGGACTTCATCCGCTACCAGGACGCCGTCCTGCGGCAGATGCGCGAACAGGCCGACGCGGGTGGCTGGGCGAGGCTCGACGTCGCCCAGTCGGGCCGGGGCCAGGTCTTTAAGGCCGCCTCCGCCGCCCTTGCCGACCGTCTGCGTTTGACCGTCTGA
- a CDS encoding DUF2797 domain-containing protein, translating into MSRRLGYRVSGTGRWCTGRYRFADRVRVEAIACPDQAPAEAGGQCAACTGRDDFRFAHRFHDGGHVPDALASYMAQPHWLYLATFADGTTKIGTAAEPRKRSRLDEQGALIATYLTRSGDGRAVRFLEDALTRRLGLTQTVRASAKLAALAALRDLAPAHAAHQQHLARATEALNALDVPASPEPWTPPGVGDLLRTPDAGRALYPHDPRSGEHGLTVLSCLGSQVLATLDGDGEQLPHLLDLGALKGRRIILGAKFSSPPGAVQSALF; encoded by the coding sequence ATGAGCAGGCGCCTGGGATACCGGGTGAGCGGTACCGGCAGGTGGTGCACCGGCCGGTACCGGTTCGCCGACCGCGTCCGCGTCGAGGCCATCGCCTGCCCCGACCAGGCCCCGGCCGAAGCCGGCGGCCAGTGCGCGGCCTGCACAGGCCGGGACGACTTCCGCTTCGCCCACCGGTTCCACGATGGCGGGCACGTCCCCGACGCCCTGGCGTCGTACATGGCCCAGCCGCACTGGCTGTACCTGGCCACATTCGCCGACGGCACCACCAAGATCGGCACCGCAGCCGAGCCTCGCAAGCGCTCGCGCCTCGACGAACAGGGCGCGCTGATCGCCACCTACCTCACCCGGAGCGGCGACGGCCGCGCGGTGCGGTTCCTGGAGGACGCCCTCACCCGCCGCCTCGGCCTGACACAGACAGTGCGTGCCTCGGCCAAACTGGCGGCCCTGGCCGCACTGCGCGACCTCGCACCAGCTCACGCAGCCCACCAGCAGCACCTCGCCCGCGCAACGGAGGCCCTGAACGCCCTGGACGTCCCGGCCTCGCCGGAGCCGTGGACACCGCCCGGAGTAGGCGACCTGCTGCGAACCCCAGATGCGGGGCGCGCACTGTATCCGCACGACCCGCGCTCTGGTGAGCACGGTCTGACGGTGCTCTCCTGCCTCGGCTCCCAGGTCCTGGCCACCCTCGACGGCGACGGCGAACAACTGCCCCATCTGCTGGACCTCGGTGCCCTCAAGGGCCGGCGCATCATCCTCGGCGCCAAGTTCTCATCCCCGCCCGGCGCCGTACAGTCCGCGCTCTTTTGA
- a CDS encoding class I SAM-dependent methyltransferase, with protein sequence MAPQDAVLGWDEDSNAEAYNAFTREHPMYDATSRDLARRSHLTDASLVVDLCGGAGATARAILGVIPAQARVVSVDNAAAMQHVGRRALADARVTWITSPAERLADHLPASSADAVVCNSAIWKTDTATVFSAVAHVLRPGGYFVFNIGGGFAGVRHPDELTTRTGPSLNALIRQVAADTHGYIPLSRDAGGPPKLPLETVTGQLAAAGMIVVDTEVTAQHGTAAEKKAWLSIPVFARPEGNFTHAQRMQILDAAYAMTTPDAPTVTSWLVVVAQLPQATT encoded by the coding sequence ATGGCACCCCAGGACGCCGTCCTCGGCTGGGACGAGGACAGCAACGCCGAAGCGTACAACGCCTTCACCCGCGAGCACCCCATGTACGACGCGACCAGCCGCGACCTCGCACGCCGAAGTCATCTGACCGACGCGAGCCTGGTGGTCGACCTGTGCGGCGGCGCCGGCGCGACCGCCCGCGCGATCCTGGGCGTGATTCCGGCCCAGGCCCGGGTCGTCTCCGTCGACAATGCCGCCGCGATGCAGCACGTCGGCCGCCGTGCCTTGGCCGATGCCCGCGTGACCTGGATTACCTCCCCGGCCGAACGGCTCGCCGATCACCTGCCGGCCAGCAGCGCCGATGCCGTGGTGTGCAACTCCGCGATCTGGAAGACCGACACCGCCACCGTGTTCTCGGCCGTCGCCCACGTCCTGCGCCCGGGCGGATACTTCGTCTTCAACATCGGCGGCGGCTTCGCCGGCGTCCGGCATCCTGACGAGCTGACCACCCGCACCGGGCCCTCCCTGAACGCCCTCATCCGCCAAGTCGCGGCCGATACACACGGATACATACCCCTCTCACGGGATGCAGGCGGGCCGCCGAAGTTGCCGCTGGAAACCGTGACCGGCCAACTGGCAGCAGCCGGAATGATCGTGGTCGACACAGAGGTCACCGCTCAGCACGGCACCGCGGCCGAAAAGAAGGCATGGCTGTCCATTCCCGTCTTTGCCCGGCCCGAAGGCAACTTCACTCACGCTCAGCGGATGCAGATCCTCGATGCCGCCTACGCCATGACCACCCCTGATGCCCCGACCGTGACGAGCTGGCTCGTCGTCGTCGCCCAACTGCCACAGGCCACCACATGA
- a CDS encoding NUDIX hydrolase, with protein sequence MTPAAPATGAGAGAGLCDHASVGVLISSPSGLLVFERATPPAGIAPVAGHVDEHGGPEQAARAEVTEEVGLTVTHLHPLLNQWRPNHCRRTPIGPVGHRWWIFQAEVSGTLRPSPREVSAPRWLRPTRLRQYAARTAAYANGHLNREEFEQEPGLEPVWCRFLHDLDLVTLATADLDRIEAVL encoded by the coding sequence ATGACTCCCGCTGCCCCGGCTACCGGTGCCGGTGCCGGTGCCGGACTCTGTGATCACGCGAGCGTCGGGGTGCTGATCTCCTCTCCGAGCGGCCTGCTGGTGTTCGAGCGGGCGACTCCTCCGGCTGGCATCGCCCCGGTCGCCGGCCATGTCGACGAGCACGGCGGCCCCGAACAGGCAGCGCGCGCCGAGGTCACCGAAGAGGTCGGTCTCACCGTCACCCACCTGCACCCGCTGCTGAACCAATGGCGTCCCAACCACTGCCGCCGCACACCCATCGGACCGGTCGGCCACCGCTGGTGGATCTTCCAGGCCGAGGTATCCGGAACGCTCCGCCCCTCGCCCCGCGAGGTCAGCGCCCCGCGGTGGCTGCGCCCAACCCGTCTGCGGCAGTACGCCGCGCGGACCGCCGCATACGCCAACGGCCACCTGAATCGTGAGGAGTTCGAGCAGGAACCCGGCCTGGAGCCGGTGTGGTGCCGCTTCCTTCACGATCTTGACTTGGTCACCCTGGCCACGGCCGACCTGGACCGGATCGAGGCCGTCCTGTGA
- a CDS encoding NUDIX domain-containing protein, which produces MSHGEVSPVILDEVVADARLAAWEFDGARAWLEEARRHPMEPLAAEVWVTDPAFEYVLLVKHRVRGWVPPGGKVELGEAPRAAAARELLEETGLHCELLREPAAVAVRSYRADWSATLGLSYAAVAGRDVPLAGEQNQPVAWFRLDTGWDSVFPEDRERIHAHARRLEAARVVGSR; this is translated from the coding sequence ATGAGTCATGGTGAAGTCAGTCCGGTGATCTTGGACGAGGTGGTTGCGGACGCCCGCCTCGCAGCCTGGGAGTTCGACGGTGCGCGGGCCTGGCTGGAGGAAGCGCGTCGGCACCCCATGGAGCCGCTGGCCGCCGAGGTGTGGGTCACCGACCCAGCTTTCGAGTACGTCCTGCTGGTCAAGCACCGCGTACGCGGGTGGGTGCCGCCGGGCGGAAAGGTCGAGCTGGGCGAGGCGCCGCGTGCGGCAGCGGCACGGGAGCTGCTGGAGGAGACCGGCCTGCACTGCGAGCTGCTGCGTGAGCCCGCAGCCGTGGCGGTGCGCTCTTACCGGGCCGACTGGTCCGCGACGCTGGGCCTGTCCTACGCCGCAGTCGCCGGACGCGACGTACCGCTCGCCGGCGAGCAGAACCAGCCGGTCGCATGGTTCCGCCTGGACACGGGCTGGGACAGCGTCTTCCCCGAGGACCGCGAGCGGATCCATGCGCACGCACGCCGTCTGGAAGCCGCCCGGGTGGTCGGATCCCGCTGA
- a CDS encoding aminoglycoside phosphotransferase family protein → MTDSTRLPSPLQAWVESVLGPLDGVRDSSHDRDNSQVWRVSSAAGDHYVKVAPKPILYTRETRAYREAVPHLGHGNAPVLQDSSAELLALILTAVDGEPLKDERSPSRRRAAHRQAGQLLRRLHGTLAGALGQPETDRIVDSTVTGLDKHIAEAGDHLSAVEAGVLRQLVSTLPDCGPLPAGLQHGDFWERNLLWDGQRCALIDFERSALGPCVADFVKLATSLWPDHPDLRTALFEGYGRPLSAAESEALAAFAAADAASALAYGPRHGDALVTARGRRTVERLAREGGL, encoded by the coding sequence ATGACGGACTCGACTCGTCTGCCCTCACCCCTCCAAGCTTGGGTGGAAAGTGTGCTGGGGCCCCTGGACGGGGTGCGGGACTCCTCGCACGACCGTGACAACTCACAGGTGTGGCGGGTGAGCAGTGCCGCCGGGGACCACTATGTGAAAGTGGCGCCCAAGCCCATCCTCTACACGCGGGAAACCCGCGCCTATCGGGAGGCCGTCCCTCACCTCGGCCACGGCAACGCCCCTGTGCTGCAGGACAGTTCCGCTGAACTACTCGCCCTGATCCTGACGGCCGTGGATGGCGAGCCCTTGAAGGATGAGCGGTCACCATCGCGCCGCCGCGCGGCCCACCGGCAGGCCGGCCAGCTCCTGCGCCGCCTCCACGGCACGCTGGCCGGCGCCCTCGGCCAACCGGAGACGGACAGGATCGTCGACAGCACGGTCACCGGCCTGGACAAGCACATCGCCGAGGCCGGCGACCACCTGTCTGCCGTGGAGGCCGGTGTTCTGCGGCAGCTGGTGAGCACGCTGCCCGACTGCGGGCCGCTACCGGCTGGGCTGCAGCATGGTGACTTCTGGGAGCGCAACCTGCTCTGGGACGGACAGAGGTGCGCACTGATCGACTTCGAGCGCAGCGCACTGGGCCCGTGCGTCGCCGACTTCGTCAAACTCGCCACCTCGTTGTGGCCGGATCATCCCGACCTGCGGACGGCCCTGTTCGAGGGGTACGGCAGGCCCCTTTCCGCGGCGGAGAGCGAGGCGCTTGCCGCATTCGCCGCCGCTGACGCTGCCAGTGCCCTCGCCTACGGTCCCCGGCACGGCGATGCGCTGGTGACCGCGCGAGGCCGGCGCACCGTCGAGCGACTCGCACGGGAGGGGGGCCTGTGA
- a CDS encoding NUDIX domain-containing protein — translation MKHTPHLLIADVAQVLLRSNGSALCVRRKADAPLAPGQLTIVGGHLETGEPLDHAARREAREEAGVLISADQQEFCGLIHHHAPDGEADRITAVFVTQSWTGEPYNAEPDTHEGLFWVHMEKPSPDCHPYTATIFHMLTHGPSYRAVNWPAGGAR, via the coding sequence GTGAAGCACACGCCTCACCTGCTGATCGCCGACGTGGCGCAAGTCCTGCTTCGGTCGAACGGATCCGCCCTGTGCGTACGCCGCAAGGCAGATGCCCCCCTCGCTCCGGGCCAGCTCACGATCGTGGGCGGCCACCTGGAGACCGGTGAGCCGCTCGATCACGCGGCGCGGCGTGAAGCGCGGGAGGAAGCAGGGGTCCTCATCAGCGCAGACCAGCAGGAGTTCTGCGGCCTCATCCACCACCACGCCCCGGACGGCGAGGCAGACCGGATCACCGCCGTGTTCGTGACCCAGTCGTGGACAGGCGAGCCCTACAACGCCGAGCCGGACACACACGAAGGGCTCTTCTGGGTGCACATGGAGAAGCCGTCGCCGGACTGCCACCCCTACACCGCCACGATCTTCCACATGCTCACCCACGGCCCGTCCTACCGGGCCGTCAACTGGCCTGCAGGAGGCGCTCGGTGA
- a CDS encoding ABC transporter ATP-binding protein produces the protein MKKLFGRITKADTKISEAELELFGGPLRYDMGWSTHEYARLDLTLWGALKSLPRLVGRTVALAWRTDRRSLITVGVTEVGQGVATAFKLLAVNAALHAVLAAGTDVRGLRHALPAGVLLVVINSINALLASWSTSAAGSLEPKVERAASEQYLTACERVEMEAIEDGEFRELIDRAQYGANEARHMIGSSVAAINSVLSLVASGGVLLSLNPALLPMLVLIVAPRGWGVMRVAQQRYASTMSWVEHLRASRVLSNLLTSVTAALEVRVHGVGTYLLRHFKTMSHTAESEQERLARDKARTELLASALQGVGYLLTFTLMISLCLTGHMSVAAFGTAAMALNSGSAGIGALVSTMSQLHEQSLYVADLSEFLVRAQERAIPDAGLPLTERPRSISLEKVSFCYPGRTEPAVKEVTFTIPLGSVIALVGPNGSGKSTLVRLLSGLHLPDAGRIRWDEVDVAAADRRQLFSHVSLLTQTFERWPFTAGTNIRIGQHDRTASPEGLAASALYSGADTDIAALPREMNTLLGKQFRGGHDLSGGQWQKIGLARAHFRDACMIIVDEPTSALDPDAEQRAFEQILGLAGPDRIIVLVTHRMAAVRHVDHIFVMHEGRLVEQGSHAELFAAEPASRYARMYRLQAEQYEYPSVPRPARPSTSEPA, from the coding sequence GTGAAGAAGCTCTTCGGCAGGATCACCAAGGCGGACACGAAGATCAGCGAGGCGGAGCTGGAGCTGTTCGGCGGGCCGCTGCGGTACGACATGGGGTGGAGCACTCACGAGTACGCACGACTCGACCTCACATTGTGGGGTGCACTGAAGTCGCTGCCACGTCTCGTGGGGCGGACGGTCGCGCTGGCCTGGCGGACCGACCGGCGCTCCCTGATCACCGTCGGTGTCACAGAGGTGGGCCAGGGCGTCGCCACGGCATTCAAGTTGCTGGCCGTCAACGCTGCCCTGCACGCCGTCCTCGCGGCCGGCACAGATGTGCGGGGCCTGCGGCACGCGCTGCCCGCCGGGGTCCTGCTCGTGGTGATCAACAGCATCAACGCCCTGCTCGCTTCCTGGTCGACCTCGGCCGCGGGAAGCCTGGAACCCAAGGTCGAGCGAGCCGCTTCCGAGCAGTACCTGACCGCCTGCGAACGCGTCGAGATGGAGGCGATCGAGGACGGCGAGTTCCGCGAGCTGATCGACCGCGCCCAGTACGGGGCGAACGAGGCACGCCACATGATCGGCTCCAGCGTGGCCGCCATCAACAGCGTCCTGTCCCTGGTCGCGTCCGGCGGGGTGCTGCTCTCGCTCAACCCGGCTCTGCTGCCGATGCTCGTCCTGATCGTGGCGCCGCGCGGCTGGGGCGTCATGCGGGTAGCCCAGCAGCGCTACGCCTCGACCATGTCCTGGGTGGAGCACCTGCGGGCCAGCCGGGTGCTGTCGAACCTCCTCACCTCCGTCACCGCCGCGCTGGAGGTACGCGTCCATGGGGTTGGCACCTACCTGCTGCGCCACTTCAAAACGATGTCGCACACGGCGGAGAGCGAGCAGGAGCGCCTGGCGCGCGACAAGGCCCGCACGGAACTGCTGGCCTCCGCCCTCCAGGGCGTCGGCTACCTCCTGACGTTCACGCTGATGATCAGCCTGTGCCTGACCGGGCACATGAGCGTGGCCGCGTTCGGCACCGCCGCCATGGCCCTCAACTCCGGCTCCGCCGGCATCGGCGCGCTGGTCAGCACCATGAGCCAGCTGCATGAACAGTCCCTGTACGTGGCTGATCTGTCCGAGTTCCTGGTGCGGGCGCAGGAGCGTGCCATCCCTGATGCCGGCCTTCCGCTGACGGAACGCCCGCGCTCCATCAGCCTGGAGAAGGTTTCCTTCTGCTACCCCGGGCGGACCGAACCTGCGGTCAAGGAAGTGACGTTCACCATCCCGCTGGGCAGTGTCATCGCCTTGGTTGGTCCGAACGGGAGCGGTAAGTCCACGCTGGTCCGGCTGCTGTCCGGCCTCCACCTGCCCGACGCCGGCCGGATCCGCTGGGACGAGGTGGACGTCGCGGCTGCCGACCGGCGCCAGCTCTTCAGCCACGTCAGCCTGCTCACCCAGACATTCGAGCGCTGGCCGTTCACCGCAGGGACCAACATCCGCATCGGCCAGCACGACCGCACCGCCTCCCCGGAGGGCCTGGCAGCCTCCGCCTTGTACTCGGGTGCGGACACTGACATCGCAGCCCTGCCGCGGGAGATGAACACGCTCCTGGGCAAGCAGTTCCGGGGCGGCCACGACCTGAGCGGAGGCCAATGGCAGAAAATCGGGCTGGCGCGTGCCCACTTCCGTGACGCCTGCATGATCATCGTGGATGAGCCGACCTCGGCGCTCGATCCGGACGCCGAGCAACGTGCCTTTGAGCAGATCCTGGGGCTTGCCGGCCCTGACCGGATCATCGTCCTGGTCACCCACCGCATGGCGGCGGTCCGGCACGTCGACCACATCTTCGTCATGCACGAAGGGCGCCTCGTCGAGCAGGGCAGTCACGCCGAGCTGTTCGCCGCCGAACCTGCCAGCCGCTACGCGCGGATGTACCGCCTCCAGGCCGAGCAGTACGAGTACCCCTCCGTGCCCCGGCCCGCCCGGCCCTCAACCTCCGAGCCCGCATGA
- a CDS encoding MFS transporter, whose amino-acid sequence MTSPRRAPSLWRHRDFRRYLTGQAASVAGSSITSMALPVLAVVHLHATTAQVAVLAFLGQLPPALLALHAGALADRHSKKQQMIVSDLICATALATVPVAAALGRLTIEQLMVVAVVQGAAGVMQDAAAISLLPSLVDRALIQRGNSRIGALFAVAATGGSNLGALLTAVAGPARALVGDVVSYLVSAWCTLRIQSRTTSPPRARRAMRTEIMEGVRYVRADPRLAVLTWVNTTISFALALLNSLWALYLLRSLHMSPTAFGVVLGGGAMGAAVGALAAPLLADRYGPGPMMLAALAVTPLTQVPLLVASPGLAWEVVIAGALFVQLACAGAAGTTQRSIRQMVTQPAMQARMQAVSTCLTSAGRPLGALVAGVLGTGVGVRAALVAGTGLLTVPFLVLLLSPLRGLREMPVPTSSGEDLRQGPAPLGALPSSSPKGATE is encoded by the coding sequence ATGACCAGCCCCCGGCGCGCCCCGTCCCTCTGGCGGCACCGCGACTTCCGCCGGTACCTGACGGGCCAGGCGGCCAGCGTGGCAGGCAGCTCGATCACCTCTATGGCCCTGCCCGTGCTCGCCGTCGTGCACCTGCACGCCACCACCGCACAAGTCGCCGTCCTGGCTTTCCTGGGCCAGCTGCCACCAGCGCTGCTGGCTCTGCACGCCGGAGCGCTCGCCGACCGGCACTCGAAGAAGCAGCAGATGATCGTCAGCGACCTGATCTGCGCGACCGCGCTGGCGACGGTGCCCGTCGCGGCAGCACTGGGACGGCTCACCATCGAACAGCTCATGGTCGTGGCCGTCGTGCAGGGGGCGGCGGGGGTAATGCAGGATGCTGCGGCGATCAGCCTGCTGCCGTCTCTGGTCGATCGAGCACTGATCCAACGTGGCAACAGCAGGATCGGCGCCTTGTTCGCTGTCGCGGCGACGGGTGGCAGCAACCTCGGAGCCCTCTTGACCGCGGTAGCGGGACCGGCGCGGGCCCTCGTCGGCGACGTCGTGTCCTACCTGGTGAGCGCCTGGTGCACCCTGCGGATCCAGTCCCGAACGACTTCCCCGCCCCGAGCACGGCGTGCGATGCGGACCGAGATCATGGAGGGGGTCCGCTACGTCCGCGCTGATCCCCGCCTGGCCGTACTGACCTGGGTGAACACGACCATTTCCTTCGCCTTGGCGCTCTTGAACTCGCTCTGGGCGCTGTATCTGTTGCGGTCTTTGCACATGAGCCCGACCGCGTTCGGCGTCGTTCTGGGAGGGGGCGCTATGGGCGCTGCCGTCGGCGCGCTGGCCGCACCACTCCTCGCGGACAGGTATGGGCCGGGCCCGATGATGCTCGCCGCGCTCGCCGTCACGCCCCTGACGCAGGTCCCTCTCCTGGTCGCCTCCCCCGGACTCGCCTGGGAGGTCGTGATCGCCGGCGCCCTGTTCGTGCAACTCGCCTGTGCGGGCGCAGCTGGAACCACGCAGCGTTCGATCCGGCAGATGGTCACACAGCCCGCCATGCAGGCCCGCATGCAGGCCGTGAGTACGTGCCTGACCTCGGCCGGCAGACCGCTGGGAGCCCTTGTCGCGGGAGTCCTGGGCACAGGAGTCGGGGTGCGCGCCGCGCTGGTCGCCGGAACCGGACTGCTGACCGTTCCGTTCCTCGTCCTCCTGCTCTCCCCACTGCGAGGGCTGCGCGAGATGCCCGTGCCCACGTCGAGCGGGGAAGACCTCCGTCAGGGCCCCGCACCACTCGGCGCCCTCCCGTCCTCCTCTCCGAAAGGTGCAACTGAGTGA